Part of the Zingiber officinale cultivar Zhangliang chromosome 8A, Zo_v1.1, whole genome shotgun sequence genome, acccaggtcaaccttgacctgagggatattgcaccaacacaagtgACTAAGGTACTAAAAGTAACAAAAGCATTACGGAGGTATGCATTGAACATAGTTGTAATGCAATGACGAATTTTCTTGATAGATGGAGAGGAGGGGAGAGGAGGGGAGGGACTCTCATTTCATTTGAGGGCGGAAGCATTACGGAGGTATGCATTGAACATAGTTGTCATGCAATGACGAATCTTCTTGAtagatggagaagaaatggagAGGGGAGAGGAGGGGAGGGACAGTCATTTCATTTGAGGGCGGGAGCTAAAAGATGGGATCCCTTTCTCTCATTCAGTTCCAAGCATTGGCTTGTTGGTTATTCATGAGACCCTATATACGTTGTTTGACTTTTTTTAGATAATGTTTAGTGGAAGCCCTCaagcttagttttttttttttttgactttttatCTTGCTCGTATTTTGTTACTATCATAACTTGTCAGCCAGGATAAATTCGAGGATGACAATTTCATGAAAGAGTTCAATTAGGGATAAGTAGAAGTTCCATTAAACcgaataaattaactaaatcgatttaatttaaaaattcagttTGATTATTtcagaattttattttattttttttttaaatttattgagttctggtttaattttaaaattttatatttgctTAAACCGAATAAAAAATGAATTGGTGAAAAATTCTGTAACGATGAATTCAATTTAAACACTATTGTgatttctaattaatttttagcactaattagaaaattttagttaattttattttcaaccgaattaattgatattttattagtttggtttatttagttttttttttgaaaaatttgattAGCTCGGTTAGTTTAAAAAAATTGgtttattcaattttaattaattcagttCGATTTTAACTTGAATACATAGCCTTTATTAAGATTGAAAATGAGTTTACCTTAATTGGCACACGCATCTTGGTGGCAAAAGGTCCATTCTAGTCACTCCATCGGTTCCAAGTCATTTGTAAAGAGATAAGCTTTTTTAACCTTTTAAGCGGTGATCATTGCATGAAAAATTCTCAAGTCACCACCTAAGGTAAGTagcataaaaaattctaagtctgTGTTCCCAAGTGCATCTGCATTTCATTTATATGCTTTTGATGACTTACAACGTTAGGAAGCAATATGTAACTAATCTTTTCTATTTGTTTTAATTGAAATAGAAATACCATGACTGGAGTGAGAAAATGTGCTTAAAATTCTGCCATGGAATGTGATCAATAATGTGAGAATGACTGGTAAATTGGGTTGTGCCAGGTTCGAATATCCTCTTGTACAGGTTTTTATCAATTAAGTGGTATCGTTCATCAAAATTTTTTTCAGGGGTTTTTGATAAGGGGCCGTTTCGACGGTAGTGTCGatcactataaaaagtttacccGTACAAttttgtcccctcggatgggtctattGGCTAGCACATGAGTTGTtgtcaccatgaggtctggggtttaaATCTCgataaagccgaggtaaatgtctcccttatgtgttagtcactattccaaaggttagtagtcgcccgtgatttacctcctccatattaaccttgggacgggttgacggaggCGCTGGGGACAAACGTATTCATCTTTGCCACCATGACTGATAAATTGGTTGTTACTGAGAatatgagaaatttttttttattattttagattAGAATTATATGAAAGTTGAGTGTATTGATATTATTTAAGGAAGGTAATGTCAGCGTAGTTTTGTTAAATAGAGTAATAGACGTTATTTTATACCAATCTTGAGTATCTTGGTATTGTTATCTAGATGAGTTTCAACAGATAAATCTTGAGTATATTTGATGTAATTTTTGCTATGTTGCATTAAACTTCACCTCCTTTACTTGAATCTTAGGTACATAATAAATCTTATTATTTCTTTTCTGCAGTTAATACGTTTAAAATAAAAGGCtaaatgaaattttttttcttatattatttctttaaaaaaaaaacaacgtaGCCTGGCAACATCTAATGATATCAAGTGATAAAAAAAAACCATTAAAAAAATCAATGGCTATAATCCCATCAAGTGttgaaaatgattaaaaaaaccAGTTAACTAACTTTCAACTGTCTCTCCAATTATACTATACACAACATGCCACAAACTTTGCAAATTTTTCGTTTTTGTCCTTAAGTTTCATGTAATGTTCAAAGCATCCTTGAGTTTATAGTATCACCACCACATCACTagttgcaaaagaaaaaaaaaaccccaCCAGTTAACTATGATTCATCAACTGTCTCAGCAATTATTCTATACTACATGCCTCAACAAAAAAAGGCTAAAATTGTTTGTCTAGTCGATCCAATCTGCATAAATGCCATTCAGCTTCTTGATCCCCTCCAGTTTTGGGAACCACTTTCTCGAATTTTGTGAACTAGAAACTGTTTCTGTCCCTGCAAGAGCAGGATCTAGATCATCATTCGTAGATGTTGGGAGCCCTCCAGAGTTCATATCCACCTCAAACTTCGACTCTGCCAAAAATAATAACATGATTCAAAGAGGGGGGAAAAGGATCTCAAATCAAGATGAATGATAAGAGCATGAATGTTTCTTATAGAAGATGAAACGGAAGGATTGCAAGATGCAACATCCACATTGACAATGGACAGATATAACATATTCTAGCATCTTGCTGAAAGTTAATGTGATGGAAAGTGTTCAATTAAAACCATGCCAAGgatgcacaaaaaaaaaaaagaatattctCCTTGTATATCGTTGTACATGTTTATTAGTTGAGATGTCATTGAACTATAAAGAGGAGAATAAAACCTAAACTTTTGGAGTAAAACTTAATCTAGAGTTTAATTGACAAGGACATTTTGTGCTTAACTTTCTCAGGAGGCCCAACCAGATAGCTACCTTATACATTTCAATGTTTAGCCGCATTATAAATTTGGTGTGCCAAGAAGCCATTACAATAAAGAAAAGGTTAGGCGGGTCTAGAAAGGAGTTAGTCAGGTCAGCATCATCCACATTGTGAACAGTTTATAGTTTTGAGATGCATAAAgctgaagaaaaaaaaatgctcTTTACGGTTTGCAAGTGAATGTTCTGAAACAGGAGATGCATTATTCTAAAAACGAGGAACTTGAGTAGCCAATTGTATGCATTGAACCTAGGAGAATGCTGAATCTTTTAGAGAAGAATAAATATGATTAATCAAGTGTTTCCATGGACCAGAAAGTGTGATGGCATATCAACCATAAACATCCCAAGTAGCAATTCTACTAGTAAGCAAACATAGTTTTCGATGTAACATTGGAAAAGCTTactagttaatttggtcctaaaGATTAGCTGCTCAATATATTCATGTAATCTTAATGACTGCTTTTAAACCTAAGAATGTGTCTATGCAAACTATACATGTTAATCATAAATTTTAAAAGGGTAGCTCAATGCACAAAGTTTCCGCCAATGCGGGGTCCCGAGGAAGAGTCTATTGTATAGAGTTTTATCTTGCTTTGCAAAAAGCTATTTTCCGAGACTAAAACTTATGACCTCTAGGTCACACGTCAGCAACTTTAATcattcatttttgatgaaacaattttgaaaaactatcATCTAGATCCTTGAATAGGTTTCACTTCTTGTAGTTTTCTCAGAGATGAAATATAAGTACATGATATGTTTAAAGCTTTGATGGTGATACACAAATTTAACATGCAATATCCTGTCACATCTCAATACTGAATGGTAAGCAATGCCCATAGTGATGGGTCGGGTCAGGTTCTGGTCCGGTTGAAAaaacatataaataaaaaatttctacctAAATCCGTTCCGAACCAAAATCCGAATATAACCCGAAACCCCTAAAACCCAAATCTGACCCAAATAACCCGATTATAaatgactttttttttctttactattttctctataattattcacttttatctcaatactccattattatcatacaaatattgatattgatatatataaaaacatcttaattttcaaaataaaatttgatttaaccccaaaaaacctACTAAAACTTAAATTCGAGTCATCCCAAACCCGACCCAAAAATATCTAACCCGAAACTCTCCAACCCAAACTCGAAACCCcaacccaaatccgatttttttcggGTCAAACTCGGATCAGGTCGTCAGGTCGGATTCATTTTTTGACACCCCTACCCTACACATTGTATTCTCATATGGCTGATAAACTGAAACAAATCTGTATTTATGCTCTATTCATGATCATCAAAACGCGAGGCTTTAAGTTTCTGGATTCTAGTGACTAATCTGTTGTTTCATTGATGGCCATTGTCTCCTCTCCAATTCAATAAATGAATTTTAGGGTTACTCACAACACAATGTATCAAGACAGCATGTTCTTCAAGTATATTAACTGTCACTTCTCCAATCCCAAACTCTCAACCAAGAAGTGCAAACACACTTCTCTGTGAAGAAATAACCTAGAAATCTCAATTTACTCCTAATTTGCAAAACGCACAATAGCACAGAGCAATGTATCAGCCAGCGCATTGACAAATCACGGAAATAAAATTTCATTTGCTGAAAAGGAAAAGCAAACAAGAAGAGCAGAGCAATGGAAGCCACTGAAGATATCGCTAAATTCGAATTTGAGTAGGGTACCTGCGAAACCATGCCTATTGGAGTAGCGTCCGGCGATTTCCCAATCGCTTCTGGACCTCGAATCCGATCTCCTCGGCACGCTCTGGTTCCTGCCGAAGGGACCAAATCCACCGGCGCCCTTCGAGCGATGCAACCCACTCGCATTTCCTCCATCACCATAGGAGGAATCCCGGTA contains:
- the LOC122008707 gene encoding zinc finger CCCH domain-containing protein 28-like, whose protein sequence is MEPPPPRRRLSDDPPPQRQAFSTFPAANTPPAPISSDMCLPPNLSPSNGSFYKTRLCHKFIATGTCPYGDSCTFAHGSSDLRQPPPHWEDISRPHRGGRTYRDSSYGDGGNASGLHRSKGAGGFGPFGRNQSVPRRSDSRSRSDWEIAGRYSNRHGFAESKFEVDMNSGGLPTSTNDDLDPALAGTETVSSSQNSRKWFPKLEGIKKLNGIYADWID